The Geobacter sp. AOG2 genome includes a window with the following:
- a CDS encoding DoxX family protein has translation MAKGSFDATDLLAPLMLRIPLGLIFMAHGSQKLLGLFGGQGLTATLKTFELKLGVPPIFALLAIIAEFGGGFGVLTGFLTRLSAAGISAVMLVAIYKVSWVNGFFLNTYCVPGRGHGIEFNIALLGMALYLVIAGGGRWCLDRLVFRS, from the coding sequence ATGGCAAAAGGAAGTTTTGACGCAACCGACCTGTTGGCTCCGCTCATGTTGCGGATACCGCTCGGCCTGATCTTCATGGCCCATGGCTCGCAGAAGCTGCTGGGGCTGTTCGGCGGACAGGGGCTGACCGCCACCCTGAAAACCTTCGAACTGAAACTGGGAGTCCCGCCGATCTTCGCCCTGCTGGCGATCATTGCCGAATTCGGCGGCGGCTTCGGCGTGCTGACCGGGTTCCTGACCCGGTTGTCGGCGGCCGGCATTTCCGCGGTCATGCTGGTTGCCATCTACAAGGTCAGCTGGGTGAACGGTTTTTTCCTGAACACCTACTGCGTACCGGGCCGCGGCCACGGTATCGAATTCAACATCGCGCTCTTGGGCATGGCGCTCTACCTGGTGATCGCCGGCGGCGGCCGCTGGTGCCTGGACCGCCTGGTATTCAGATCATAG
- a CDS encoding GGDEF domain-containing protein, with the protein MIPETNYKDMKAEREPHIQGDDGGCQSEAFRAQLEEANFIGSFMAAVSTSLELDGICSTAARVLYTHAPYDRIAFVFSTDLEDRIIAFSPAVRKGILAAKSKVALDTAYTPFTLFESSGASVRFDLQDDLGTILIYYKPGHGATFSDSLRASIVACFSQAIRNALQHGRMKDLAMRDGLTGLFNRWIFDETLAQQVASPDKHPVSLLLLDLDNFKQVNDTYGHQAGDQVLKAFARILKESCRGHDVVARFGGEEFAIILTRTKTVTAHAIAQRIRDRLAKQVFTFDGRPVQATASIGLTTCRGGDAVVASNFVKQADQALYQAKLTGKNKVCVFPHDLLKDAAPAPVGEGYGSLATASC; encoded by the coding sequence ATGATACCGGAAACCAACTACAAAGACATGAAGGCTGAACGTGAACCCCATATCCAGGGCGACGATGGCGGTTGCCAATCGGAAGCCTTCCGGGCTCAGCTCGAGGAGGCAAACTTCATCGGCAGTTTCATGGCGGCGGTCAGCACGTCCCTGGAGCTTGACGGCATCTGTTCCACCGCGGCTCGGGTACTATATACTCATGCCCCCTACGACAGGATTGCCTTTGTTTTTTCGACGGATCTCGAAGACAGGATCATTGCCTTTTCCCCGGCCGTCCGGAAAGGAATACTCGCTGCCAAGTCAAAAGTCGCCCTGGACACAGCGTACACCCCCTTCACCTTGTTCGAGAGTTCAGGCGCTTCCGTGCGTTTCGATCTCCAGGATGACCTCGGCACCATTTTAATCTACTACAAGCCCGGTCACGGCGCGACTTTTTCGGATTCTCTCCGGGCAAGCATCGTGGCCTGTTTCAGCCAGGCAATCAGGAACGCCCTGCAACACGGCAGAATGAAAGACCTGGCCATGCGCGACGGTCTCACCGGGCTGTTCAACCGCTGGATTTTCGATGAAACCCTGGCCCAGCAGGTAGCCAGTCCGGACAAACACCCGGTTTCCCTGCTCCTTTTGGATCTCGACAATTTCAAACAGGTGAACGACACCTACGGGCATCAAGCCGGCGACCAGGTTTTGAAGGCCTTCGCCAGAATTCTCAAGGAAAGCTGCCGTGGTCACGACGTGGTCGCCCGCTTTGGCGGAGAAGAATTCGCCATCATCCTCACCCGGACCAAAACCGTTACGGCCCATGCCATTGCCCAGCGGATAAGGGACAGGCTGGCGAAGCAGGTCTTTACCTTTGACGGCCGGCCGGTTCAGGCAACCGCAAGCATCGGCCTGACAACCTGCCGGGGCGGGGACGCCGTTGTGGCTTCCAACTTCGTCAAACAAGCCGACCAGGCTCTTTATCAAGCCAAGCTGACGGGTAAAAACAAGGTGTGCGTATTCCCGCACGATTTGCTCAAGGATGCGGCGCCTGCTCCGGTCGGAGAAGGTTACGGATCGCTGGCGACGGCAAGCTGCTGA
- a CDS encoding MBL fold metallo-hydrolase: MKRLSLAIAFFAVLAVPVLASAANFRFQKVGEGVYAALAEPGSRAASNCLIVVADYQVILAGAHFTKATTRELIDFVRSITPLQVRYVVLTHHHAGFDALDTDFPLNADIIVSERTWQVLRKEPGRIKNQVIFFEKGLTIKRGTREIVMTATERGHSEGDVFVTLPEDGVLFTSDLVFNDVGGYMGDGYFRDWIADLDTLAALDVRTVVPGLGAVTNGDGIKRFRSFFRDFATEALRLAAKGLDVDAAKREFSLPQYRNMPGFKTFFDANFRRAYNELKGLQ, encoded by the coding sequence ATGAAACGCCTGTCCTTAGCCATAGCCTTTTTTGCCGTGCTGGCCGTGCCGGTTTTGGCCTCTGCCGCCAACTTCAGGTTTCAGAAGGTCGGCGAAGGCGTCTATGCGGCCCTTGCGGAACCGGGGAGCAGGGCCGCCAGCAATTGCCTGATCGTGGTGGCCGATTACCAGGTCATCCTGGCCGGCGCCCACTTCACCAAGGCTACCACCAGGGAGTTGATCGACTTTGTCAGGAGCATCACGCCGCTTCAGGTGCGCTATGTCGTCCTGACCCATCACCACGCCGGTTTTGACGCCCTGGATACGGACTTTCCCCTCAATGCCGACATCATCGTGTCGGAGCGGACCTGGCAGGTGCTCAGAAAAGAGCCGGGGCGGATCAAGAACCAGGTAATATTCTTCGAAAAGGGCCTGACCATAAAACGCGGCACCCGGGAAATCGTCATGACCGCCACCGAACGCGGCCACAGCGAGGGCGATGTCTTCGTCACCCTGCCCGAAGACGGGGTTCTGTTCACCTCCGACCTCGTGTTCAATGATGTGGGCGGCTACATGGGGGACGGTTATTTTCGCGACTGGATCGCGGACCTGGATACCCTGGCCGCGCTGGACGTGCGCACGGTGGTTCCGGGGCTGGGCGCGGTGACCAACGGTGACGGCATCAAGCGGTTCCGGTCCTTCTTCCGCGATTTTGCCACCGAGGCTTTACGCCTTGCCGCGAAAGGCCTCGACGTGGATGCGGCGAAACGGGAGTTCTCGCTGCCGCAATACCGGAACATGCCCGGATTCAAAACCTTTTTCGATGCCAATTTCCGCCGGGCCTACAACGAGTTGAAGGGGTTACAGTGA
- the coaE gene encoding dephospho-CoA kinase (Dephospho-CoA kinase (CoaE) performs the final step in coenzyme A biosynthesis.) has translation MRVIGLTGGVATGKSSVARFFQERGVPVIDADQLAREAVRPGSPCLAQLVALFGAGVLNPDGGLDRKRVGSIVFGDAEKRRLLEAVLHPEIRRLAEERIARAAEAGQRTLIYMAPLLIEAGVTDRVDEIWVVTVRPEIQLERLMARDGIDREAAGRIIASQMPLAEKERHGRVVIDNSGTPEETRLLLAAIWEQERAAHHE, from the coding sequence ATCCGCGTTATCGGCCTGACCGGCGGGGTCGCCACCGGCAAGAGCAGCGTGGCCCGCTTTTTCCAGGAGCGCGGCGTTCCGGTCATCGATGCGGATCAACTGGCCAGGGAGGCGGTGAGGCCCGGAAGTCCCTGCCTGGCGCAGCTTGTCGCGTTGTTCGGCGCCGGGGTGCTGAACCCGGACGGGGGCCTGGACCGCAAGCGTGTGGGGAGCATCGTCTTCGGGGATGCGGAGAAACGGCGGCTCCTTGAGGCGGTTCTGCACCCCGAGATCCGGCGCCTGGCCGAGGAACGCATTGCCCGCGCCGCCGAGGCTGGCCAGCGAACGCTGATCTACATGGCCCCGCTTCTGATCGAGGCGGGCGTTACCGACCGGGTCGACGAGATCTGGGTGGTGACGGTGCGGCCCGAGATCCAGCTCGAACGGCTCATGGCGCGCGACGGTATCGACCGGGAAGCGGCCGGGCGGATCATCGCCAGCCAGATGCCCCTGGCCGAGAAAGAACGCCACGGCAGGGTCGTGATCGACAACAGCGGGACCCCCGAGGAGACGCGCCTTCTTTTGGCGGCAATCTGGGAACAGGAGAGAGCGGCACATCATGAGTGA
- a CDS encoding class I SAM-dependent RNA methyltransferase, with product MSEKKHILRPGPRPAPRPDPKMTCFAAVPRGAEEIAAHELEQLGVGDVAAGRGGVSFTCNREGLYRANLWLRTASRVMVRLAVFPCATPEELYAGVHAIPWPELITPAMTLAVDCSLRDSNLTHSGFVALKTKDAVVDRIREACGSRPNVDTASPDVRINVHLSKNVCTVGLDSSGDALDRRGYRLERNEAPLRETLAAAVVALTGWDGSIPLADPMCGSGTIPIEAALLAAHVAPGLKRSFGFQRWQDFDGKLWSRLVREAESGIERLPVGLVTGYDLDSRALVLAARNAATAGFEGQLHFFHAALEEFRPEGDKGVVIINPPYGKRLGDEEELKELYCRIGDIMKQRCRGWTGFVLTGNLELAKYIGLKAARRYVLFNGPIECRLLKYELY from the coding sequence ATGAGTGAAAAGAAGCATATTCTGCGGCCCGGCCCGCGACCGGCCCCGCGGCCCGATCCGAAGATGACCTGTTTTGCCGCCGTTCCCCGCGGCGCCGAGGAGATTGCGGCCCACGAGCTTGAACAACTGGGGGTGGGGGATGTGGCCGCCGGCCGGGGCGGGGTTTCGTTTACCTGTAACCGGGAGGGCCTCTACCGGGCCAACCTGTGGCTGCGCACCGCCAGCCGGGTGATGGTGCGGCTCGCCGTGTTCCCCTGCGCGACCCCCGAGGAGTTGTATGCCGGGGTGCACGCCATCCCCTGGCCGGAACTGATTACCCCCGCCATGACCCTGGCGGTGGATTGCAGCCTGCGCGACTCCAACCTGACCCATTCGGGGTTCGTGGCTTTGAAGACCAAGGACGCCGTTGTGGACCGGATCCGGGAGGCCTGCGGCAGCCGTCCCAATGTGGATACGGCGTCGCCCGACGTGCGCATTAACGTTCATCTGTCCAAGAATGTCTGTACCGTCGGCCTGGACAGCTCGGGAGACGCCCTGGACCGGCGCGGCTACCGCCTGGAACGCAACGAGGCCCCCCTGCGCGAGACCCTGGCGGCCGCCGTGGTCGCCCTGACCGGTTGGGACGGCTCCATTCCCCTGGCCGATCCCATGTGCGGCTCGGGCACGATCCCCATCGAGGCGGCCCTGCTGGCCGCCCATGTGGCGCCGGGGCTGAAGCGCTCCTTCGGCTTCCAGCGTTGGCAGGATTTCGACGGGAAGCTGTGGAGCAGGTTGGTAAGGGAGGCGGAGAGCGGCATCGAACGGCTTCCGGTCGGCCTGGTCACCGGGTATGACCTGGACAGCCGGGCCTTGGTCCTGGCGGCACGCAACGCCGCCACCGCCGGGTTTGAAGGCCAGCTTCACTTCTTTCACGCGGCCCTGGAGGAGTTCAGGCCGGAGGGGGACAAGGGGGTTGTGATCATCAACCCGCCCTATGGCAAGCGTCTGGGGGATGAGGAAGAGCTGAAGGAGCTGTACTGCCGGATCGGGGATATCATGAAGCAACGCTGCCGGGGCTGGACCGGCTTCGTCCTGACCGGCAACCTGGAGCTGGCCAAATACATCGGGCTCAAGGCCGCGCGCCGGTATGTGCTCTTCAACGGGCCGATCGAATGCCGGCTTCTGAAGTACGAGCTGTATTGA
- a CDS encoding M14 family metallopeptidase, with the protein MSSRDLVLMTAPLREDFTIPCHEIGPMAPPVVSFVSGLHGDEINGIYILARLADFLKSVESGAYPKLRLVQRVLIIPAVNVLGANTLRRAWPFDQSDQNRMFPGNQMGETTQRIAYTVLEATKKSTYRVDLHSSNLYFEELPQVRIYDPTPEEQENARLFGLSAIMERSVSPVFTTTLMYSWKYWPGQNFLLQVGQAGSIQLPHCQQVFRGLVSFLGRIGVLEGVEVAEADQEALYFTRECSVRIYADRAGMFVSDKNLGGWVTKGQELGYIYDSFNGNVRTKVVAPAAGLLTGIRRQPMLFEGDLLVRICTKGG; encoded by the coding sequence GTGAGCAGTCGCGACCTGGTACTGATGACCGCCCCGCTGCGGGAAGACTTCACCATCCCCTGCCATGAGATCGGCCCGATGGCGCCCCCCGTCGTATCGTTCGTTTCCGGCCTTCACGGCGACGAGATCAACGGCATCTACATCCTGGCCCGCCTGGCCGATTTCCTCAAATCGGTGGAAAGCGGCGCCTATCCGAAGCTGCGCCTTGTGCAGCGGGTCCTGATCATCCCGGCGGTCAACGTGCTGGGGGCCAACACCCTGCGACGCGCCTGGCCTTTCGACCAGAGCGACCAGAACCGCATGTTCCCCGGCAACCAGATGGGCGAAACCACCCAGCGCATCGCCTACACCGTGCTGGAGGCGACCAAGAAATCGACCTACCGCGTGGACCTGCACAGCTCCAACCTGTACTTCGAAGAGCTGCCCCAGGTGCGTATCTACGACCCCACGCCGGAAGAACAGGAGAACGCGCGCCTGTTCGGACTCTCCGCCATCATGGAGCGCTCGGTGAGTCCGGTATTCACCACCACCCTCATGTATTCCTGGAAATACTGGCCCGGCCAGAACTTCCTGTTGCAGGTGGGGCAGGCGGGCTCCATACAGTTGCCCCACTGCCAACAGGTCTTTCGGGGGCTGGTTTCGTTTTTGGGGAGGATCGGCGTGCTGGAAGGGGTGGAGGTGGCCGAAGCGGACCAGGAGGCCCTTTACTTCACCAGGGAATGCTCGGTCCGCATCTATGCCGACCGGGCCGGCATGTTCGTCTCGGACAAGAACCTGGGGGGATGGGTAACGAAAGGGCAGGAGTTGGGCTACATCTACGACAGCTTCAACGGCAACGTCCGTACCAAGGTAGTCGCCCCGGCCGCAGGACTGTTGACCGGCATCCGCCGCCAGCCCATGCTGTTCGAGGGAGACCTGCTGGTGCGCATCTGCACCAAGGGAGGCTGA
- a CDS encoding M14 family metallopeptidase produces the protein MPESSLSISTSCILSLEMPYSEQLCIRRTVYRGGDGPRAAIVAGIHGDELEGLYVCQLLADWLEQLGRDNPAGLAGTVELYPAMNPLGLDTLTRAIPVFDTDLNRNFPGGSSGDLPKRIAHAAMENLAGAALVIDIHASNIYLREIPQVRINTDFADSLVPMAQRLNLDLIWLHGAMTVLEATIAHSLNSIGTPCLVVEMGVGMRITPDYCRQLMSGILTLWKDLGVLAPDVELPPLNHLPLIADDSNVHYLNAPTSGLFVPVIEHWADVRKGQLLGNIVSPLQGGVLAEVRSPVDGILFTLREYPLVYEGSLMARVMARKGRLS, from the coding sequence ATGCCCGAATCATCCCTATCCATCAGCACCTCATGCATCCTCTCCCTGGAGATGCCCTACAGTGAACAACTCTGCATCCGCCGCACCGTGTATCGCGGCGGCGACGGTCCCCGTGCCGCCATCGTGGCCGGTATCCACGGCGACGAGTTGGAAGGGCTCTATGTCTGCCAACTGCTTGCAGACTGGCTCGAACAACTGGGCCGGGATAATCCCGCGGGGCTGGCCGGCACCGTGGAGCTTTATCCGGCCATGAACCCCCTGGGGCTGGACACCCTGACCCGCGCCATCCCGGTCTTCGACACCGACCTGAACCGCAACTTTCCCGGGGGCTCCAGCGGGGACCTGCCGAAGCGGATCGCCCACGCCGCCATGGAGAACCTGGCCGGCGCGGCCCTGGTCATCGACATCCACGCCAGCAACATCTACCTGCGGGAGATCCCCCAGGTCCGGATCAACACCGACTTCGCCGACAGCCTTGTCCCCATGGCCCAGCGCCTGAACCTGGACCTGATCTGGCTTCACGGCGCCATGACCGTACTGGAGGCCACCATCGCCCACAGCCTCAACAGCATCGGCACCCCCTGCCTGGTGGTGGAGATGGGGGTCGGCATGCGTATCACCCCCGATTACTGCCGCCAACTGATGTCCGGCATCCTGACCCTCTGGAAGGACCTTGGCGTACTGGCCCCCGACGTGGAGCTGCCGCCCCTCAACCATCTCCCCCTGATCGCCGACGACAGCAACGTCCACTACCTGAACGCCCCCACCTCGGGGCTCTTCGTCCCGGTCATCGAACACTGGGCCGACGTACGCAAGGGACAGTTGCTGGGCAACATCGTTTCTCCCCTTCAGGGCGGCGTCCTGGCCGAGGTGCGCTCTCCGGTGGACGGCATCCTCTTTACCCTGCGGGAATATCCGCTCGTGTACGAAGGCTCGCTCATGGCACGGGTCATGGCCAGAAAAGGGAGGCTCTCGTGA
- a CDS encoding transglutaminase family protein yields the protein MRYLIEHETVLEYPEPVREHHIELRLTPREDSHQKLIGMEIETEPAAGLRNYRDYFGNHVTAFNVIPPHRRLVTRMRAQVENILENPFDFLPVPQSDEREWLRDLLRTTPALYDYILSRSPATPHLGHLDQHLAFPRHEPGCQIIESVQQAMEWIGTVLHYQAGVTNVHSTLAQALNAGAGVCQDFAHLLIAIVRSWKIPARYVMGYLASRDEGGEPFSPATHAWAEVIIPGRGWTGFDATQRILTNDQFIPVAVGRDYLDAAPQRGSFKGDAAGDEPVIRLSISQQ from the coding sequence ATGCGCTACCTCATAGAACACGAAACCGTTTTGGAGTACCCGGAACCGGTGCGCGAGCATCACATCGAACTGCGCCTCACGCCGCGTGAGGATTCGCACCAGAAGCTGATCGGCATGGAGATCGAGACCGAACCGGCTGCCGGGCTGCGCAACTACCGCGACTATTTCGGCAACCATGTCACCGCCTTCAACGTCATCCCGCCCCACCGGCGCCTGGTAACCCGCATGCGCGCCCAGGTCGAAAACATACTGGAAAACCCCTTCGATTTCCTGCCGGTGCCCCAAAGCGACGAACGGGAGTGGCTGAGGGATTTGTTGCGCACCACCCCCGCACTGTACGATTATATCCTGAGCCGCAGCCCGGCCACCCCGCACCTGGGGCATCTGGACCAGCACCTGGCGTTCCCCCGCCACGAACCCGGCTGCCAGATCATCGAATCGGTGCAGCAGGCCATGGAGTGGATCGGGACGGTACTGCACTACCAAGCGGGCGTGACCAATGTCCATTCCACCCTGGCCCAGGCCCTCAACGCCGGGGCCGGTGTCTGCCAGGATTTTGCCCACCTGTTGATCGCCATCGTCCGGTCATGGAAAATTCCCGCCCGATATGTTATGGGATACCTGGCATCCCGGGATGAGGGGGGGGAACCGTTTTCACCCGCCACCCACGCCTGGGCCGAGGTGATCATCCCCGGCCGGGGCTGGACCGGTTTCGACGCCACCCAGCGGATCCTTACCAACGACCAGTTCATCCCCGTGGCCGTGGGGCGCGATTACCTGGACGCCGCTCCCCAGCGGGGCAGTTTCAAAGGTGATGCCGCAGGCGACGAACCGGTGATACGGCTGTCCATTTCTCAACAATAA
- a CDS encoding alpha-E domain-containing protein, protein MLSRIADSIYWMSRYLERAGDTARLMEINLLYLLEAEEDMSEGDKWRPLLSITSAETAFSGLYGEGQITQGRVLQFMTAEKSNGNSIRTCLRLARENARIARDRISREMWEAINELWLNVDQQLKTPLHPLRAGQFFSIVRSEVARFHGLTTTTMMRGEAFGFYRLGTFLEQADMTARILDVKYHLLLPDLNLVGSALDYYQWAALLKSLSGYEAFRRKYHAGFRPMDVVEFTIFEQEFPRSLAYTVKRMRRALVDTGITGKQRSPAAMEQLESMLAGNSAERIFSTGLHEFLEKFLVAIAALNQAAQADFLDTHMEEP, encoded by the coding sequence ATGCTGAGCCGCATAGCCGATTCTATCTACTGGATGTCCCGCTATCTTGAGCGGGCCGGCGATACCGCCCGCCTGATGGAGATCAACCTGCTCTATCTGCTGGAGGCCGAGGAGGACATGTCCGAAGGGGACAAGTGGCGGCCCTTGCTCAGCATAACCTCGGCGGAGACGGCTTTCAGCGGGCTGTACGGAGAGGGGCAGATCACCCAGGGGCGGGTGTTGCAGTTCATGACCGCCGAGAAGAGTAACGGCAACTCCATCCGCACCTGCCTGCGCCTGGCGCGGGAAAACGCGCGCATTGCCCGCGACCGCATCTCGCGGGAGATGTGGGAAGCCATCAACGAACTCTGGCTGAACGTTGACCAGCAGTTGAAAACGCCGCTGCACCCCCTGCGGGCCGGCCAGTTTTTCTCCATTGTGCGTAGCGAGGTCGCCCGTTTCCACGGCCTGACCACCACCACCATGATGCGGGGCGAGGCCTTCGGCTTCTATCGCCTGGGCACCTTCCTGGAGCAGGCCGACATGACCGCCCGCATCCTGGACGTGAAGTACCACCTGCTGCTGCCGGACCTGAATCTGGTCGGGTCGGCCCTGGATTACTATCAGTGGGCGGCCCTTCTCAAGTCCCTCTCCGGGTACGAGGCGTTCCGCCGCAAGTATCACGCCGGGTTCCGTCCCATGGACGTCGTTGAATTCACCATCTTCGAGCAGGAGTTCCCCCGCTCCCTGGCCTATACGGTCAAACGCATGCGCCGGGCGCTGGTCGATACCGGCATCACCGGCAAGCAACGCTCTCCGGCGGCCATGGAGCAGCTTGAGAGCATGTTGGCCGGCAACTCGGCGGAACGGATCTTTTCCACCGGCCTGCATGAATTCCTGGAAAAGTTCCTGGTTGCCATCGCCGCCCTCAACCAGGCGGCCCAGGCCGATTTCCTCGATACCCACATGGAAGAGCCGTAA
- a CDS encoding circularly permuted type 2 ATP-grasp protein: MAAISSDTSHKPRISYHEFYTDGFTPREHYRPLWEHIQSVGQNAFEAKVHESQLALHAEGVTFTVYGDSDEGIERIWPFDLIPRIIPASEWSIIEAGLKQRVRALNLFLKDIYHDQRILKDGVVPAELIYQGKDFRREIMGIDPPHDIYTHISGIDIIRDEDGKYLVLEDNLRTPSGVSYMIENRVIERRILPEFFAKYRVRRVEHYPALLLEALRAVSPRGKGQAEIVVLTPGIYNSAYFEHTFLAKEMGVELAEGRDLVAKDDVVYLKTTTGLQRVDVIYRRVDDDFLDPLVFRSDSTLGVAGIINAWRAGNIAIVNAPGNGIADDKAVYPYVPDIIRYYLSEAPILHNVPTYQMTNPEERAYVLDNLERMVVKAVSESGGYGMLMGPASTAALRKEFAVKIQEDPRNYIAQPVVQLSRHICYMDGELEARHLDLRPFTIYGDDINVVPGGLTRVALTKGSLVVNSSQGGGSKDTWVLAE; the protein is encoded by the coding sequence ATGGCAGCCATCTCCTCCGACACATCCCATAAACCCCGCATCTCCTACCACGAATTCTATACCGATGGCTTCACCCCCCGTGAACACTACCGGCCGCTCTGGGAGCACATCCAGTCGGTCGGCCAGAACGCCTTTGAGGCCAAGGTCCACGAATCGCAGCTGGCATTGCATGCCGAGGGGGTCACCTTTACGGTCTACGGGGATTCGGACGAGGGGATCGAGCGCATTTGGCCCTTCGACCTGATCCCGCGCATCATCCCGGCCAGCGAGTGGAGCATCATCGAGGCGGGCCTCAAGCAGCGGGTCCGCGCCTTGAACCTGTTCCTCAAGGATATTTACCATGACCAGCGCATCCTCAAGGACGGCGTCGTACCGGCCGAACTGATCTACCAGGGCAAGGATTTCCGCCGGGAGATCATGGGTATCGACCCGCCCCACGACATCTACACGCACATCAGCGGCATCGACATCATCAGGGACGAGGACGGGAAGTACCTGGTGCTGGAGGACAACCTGCGCACGCCCTCAGGTGTATCCTACATGATCGAGAACCGGGTCATCGAGCGTCGCATCCTCCCGGAATTCTTTGCAAAATACCGGGTACGCCGGGTCGAGCACTACCCGGCCCTGCTGCTGGAGGCGCTACGGGCCGTATCGCCGCGCGGCAAAGGCCAGGCCGAGATCGTCGTGCTGACGCCGGGCATCTACAATTCGGCCTATTTCGAGCACACCTTCCTGGCCAAGGAGATGGGGGTGGAGTTGGCCGAGGGGCGCGATCTGGTGGCCAAGGACGACGTGGTCTACCTGAAAACCACCACCGGCCTGCAACGGGTCGATGTCATCTACCGCAGGGTGGACGACGATTTTCTCGACCCGCTCGTATTCCGGTCCGATTCCACGCTGGGGGTGGCCGGGATCATCAATGCCTGGCGGGCCGGCAACATCGCCATCGTCAATGCCCCCGGCAACGGCATCGCCGACGACAAGGCGGTCTACCCCTATGTCCCCGACATCATCAGGTATTACCTGTCGGAGGCCCCCATCCTGCACAACGTCCCTACCTACCAGATGACCAACCCCGAGGAGCGGGCCTATGTCCTGGACAATCTGGAACGCATGGTGGTCAAGGCGGTCAGCGAGTCGGGCGGCTACGGCATGTTGATGGGACCGGCTTCAACAGCGGCCCTGCGCAAGGAGTTCGCCGTCAAGATTCAGGAGGACCCCCGCAACTACATCGCCCAACCGGTGGTGCAGCTCTCGCGCCACATCTGCTACATGGACGGCGAGCTGGAGGCGCGCCACCTGGACCTGCGGCCGTTCACCATTTACGGCGACGATATCAACGTGGTCCCCGGAGGCTTGACGCGCGTCGCCCTGACCAAGGGATCGCTGGTGGTCAACTCGTCCCAGGGAGGCGGCAGCAAGGACACCTGGGTCCTGGCCGAATAA
- a CDS encoding cytochrome C, which translates to MKIDKRDWLFIGLIVVVLGIFFAISGKEKTKFVPLDDKHKPFYETFAKTGSKKEAEKGCESCHNEQGVPFPPNHPPKNRCLLCHKLQRK; encoded by the coding sequence ATGAAAATCGACAAGCGCGACTGGCTGTTCATCGGACTCATCGTTGTGGTTCTGGGCATATTTTTCGCCATCTCCGGCAAAGAGAAGACCAAGTTCGTCCCTCTGGACGACAAGCATAAGCCGTTTTACGAAACCTTCGCCAAGACCGGCAGCAAAAAAGAAGCGGAAAAGGGGTGCGAAAGCTGCCACAACGAACAGGGGGTGCCCTTTCCTCCCAATCACCCCCCCAAAAACCGCTGCCTGCTTTGCCACAAACTGCAGCGCAAATAG